The Mesoterricola silvestris sequence CGGCGTCCACGCTGCGCACCATGGCCACGGTGTTGCCGCCGATCTGCTTCTGGATTTCCAGGGCCACGGCGTCGGTGCCGTCCATGCGGGCCAGGCTGCGCTTCTCCTTGATGCCGTCCACCAGGGTGGCCACTTCGCGGAGCTCGATGGGCCGGCCCTTCTGGTTGCCCACGACGACGCTGTTGAAGTCCTCCACCTTCCGGGCCTTGGCGTCGACCCGGACGCTGATCTCGCGGGTCTCGGTGAGGAGGTTGCCGCTGGGGATGGCCATGGTGTCCTGGCCCAGGGCGTTCATGACCTGGGGCAGGGTGAGGCCCAGGGACTCCAGCTTCTGGGGATCCACCTGCACCAGGATGTTGCGGGTGGAGCCGCCCACCACCTCGGCCTTGCCCACGCCGGGGATGTTCTCCAGGCGGCGCTTGAGGAACTCGTCGGCGATGCGGGTGACCTCGCGGTTGCCCATGCCCTTGTGGGCGTCGTCGGGCTTGACGATGAGGCTCAGGACGGGGAGCTGGGCGGGGTCGAACTTCTGGATGATGGGTTCCTTGATGGTGTCGGGCAGGTTGCGCCGGATCTGGCCCACCTTGCTGCGCACGTCGTCCAGGGCCTTGTCCACGTCGCGCTCGATCTCGAACTCGACGGTGACGGTGCCCAGGCCGTCCTGGCTGGTGGAGCTGATCTCCCGCACCTTCTCGATGGGGTTGACGGCCTCCTCGATCTTCTTGATGACGTCCTGCTCGACGGCGTCGGGGCTGGCGCCGGGGTAGACGACGCTGATGGTGACCACCGGCATGTCGACCTTGGGGAAGCTGTCGAGGCCCAGGCCCTTGATGGAGAAGAGGCCCAGGACCACGAGGGCCAGCATGACGCAGGTGGTCAGCACGGGCCTCTTGATGGATAGATCGGAAAGGAACATGGCTCACTTCCCCTTTTCGGTTTCGAGCTGGAGGCGGGTGCCGTCGGCCACCAGGTCGCGGCCCTGGGCCACGACCTGGGCGCCCACGGGAAGGCCGTCCACGGAGCGCCAGCCGCCCTGGTCGGGGCCCACCAGGATCCGTCTGCGCCGGGCGACGCCGTTCTCCGCCACGAAGACGTCGGCGTCCCGGCCCACGGCGGTGAGGATGGCGCTGGGCAGGGCGGGGCGCCGGACCTCGCCGTCGCCCAGGATCACGCCCTCGGCGAAGAGCCCGCTCTTGAGGCGGCCGTCGGCGTTGGGCACCTCCATGCGCACCCGCAGGGTCCGGCCGTCCTGCATGACCGAGCCGCTCACCTGGGTGAGGGTGGCCTCGAAGGGCTGGTCGAAGCCGGCGATGCGGAAGGATGCCTTCATGCCCTGCTTCACCGCGGCCACGGCCTCGGCGGGAAGGTCCGCCTGGATCTCCAGCTTGCGGTTGTCCACGACGGTGAAGGCGGTCTGGCCCGGGGCGAGCATCTCGCCGGGCTGGATGAGGCGCTGGGCCACCTCGCCCGCGAAGGGGGAGGTGATGCGCGACTTCCTCAGGCGGCTCTTGGCCAGGCCCAGGTTGCTGTCGGCGGCGCGGACCATGGCCATGGCGGCGTTGTAGTTGGTCTCGGCCTGTTGCGCGGACTGGCGCGTGACGCTGCGCTTCTCCAGGAGGCTCTGGGCGCGCTCGTTGTCGCGGCGGGCCTGCTGGGCCTGGGCCTGGGCCTGGGCGAGCTGGGCTTCGGCGGCCTGGACGGACAGGAGGAGATCGTCCTCGTCCTGGGCGGAGAGCACGGCGCCGGCTCCCACGCGGTCCCCCTCCTGGACGATGACCCGGGTGACCCGGCCGGACACTTCGGCCTTGAGCTCGGCGCGGTTCACGGCCAGGAGGGTGCCGGTGAAGGCGATGGCCCCCCGGAAGGAATGGTTCTCCACGCCCGCGAGGGTGACGGGGACGAGGCCCTCCTGCTTCTGGGCGCGTTGGCGGACGATCTCCGCGTGCTTGCGGTACTGGTGGACGCCGATGGTCCCGGCGATGAGGACGGCGGGCAGGGCCGCGTAGACGAGAATTCTGGGGCTGCTCATGGGTTACCTCGTGGGATCCGGGACGATCAAAGGGGAGGGAGGCCGCAGGAGCGGCGGTAGTCGAAGAGCGCGGTCCAGACGCCCAGCTGGGCCCGGCGGCGCTGGCTCTCCTGCTGGCGCTCGGTGCGCTCGGCCTGGAGGAGGTCCAGGGACGTGATCAGGCCCTGGTCGTAGGATTCGCGGCTGTTGCGCAGGGCCTCCAGGGCAGCGTTGTAGGCCGATTGGGCCGCGTCGTGGAAGGCCAGGGCCTTCGCCATCTCGCGTTCGGCGCTGCTGCGCTCCACGGCGATGGCCCGCTCCTTGTCGATGCGGGCCTGGGCCACCTGCTCCAGCTGGGCCCGGTTCTGGGCGCGCTTGCCGGAGGCCCGGAGCCCGTCGAAGACCGGGAACTTCATGGTGACGTTCACGCGCCAGGTGTCGTAGGGCTCGTGGAAGAGATTGGGGGTCTTGTTGGCCTGGTACCCGTACGAGGCGTTGAAGTCGAACTTGGGCCTCAGGTCGGACTTGATGATC is a genomic window containing:
- a CDS encoding efflux RND transporter periplasmic adaptor subunit; protein product: MSSPRILVYAALPAVLIAGTIGVHQYRKHAEIVRQRAQKQEGLVPVTLAGVENHSFRGAIAFTGTLLAVNRAELKAEVSGRVTRVIVQEGDRVGAGAVLSAQDEDDLLLSVQAAEAQLAQAQAQAQQARRDNERAQSLLEKRSVTRQSAQQAETNYNAAMAMVRAADSNLGLAKSRLRKSRITSPFAGEVAQRLIQPGEMLAPGQTAFTVVDNRKLEIQADLPAEAVAAVKQGMKASFRIAGFDQPFEATLTQVSGSVMQDGRTLRVRMEVPNADGRLKSGLFAEGVILGDGEVRRPALPSAILTAVGRDADVFVAENGVARRRRILVGPDQGGWRSVDGLPVGAQVVAQGRDLVADGTRLQLETEKGK